The window attgataatttattttgcATTGTCTCCAACTTATAGAAAATGGAGCATGCAAATACGTAAAGGAGCTTGTGAAGGTACCAAAAGGCAAATTGATGATGCAACAGAGATGCAAGGATATGACAAGGAGAGTGAAGATAAGCAAATTTCGGATCAGAATCAACGGCTGTGCTCGATTTCGCTTCAATCAGCGGTGGATATCTATCCCCAAATTCTCTTCGAAATCCTCAAATAAATCATACACAAAATTGGACTAAGCAATCTCTTAaactactatatatatacatatttgcacatatatatgtaatttttagATTCCCTATATTACTATAATATATACAACAAAAAGTAACATAACGAAGAGTTGACAATGAATGCATGCATGTTTCGTAAGGGATATATTGTCCAAATGCCATTTACATCATTCAATCTTTGTGATTCTTATTTTACTTTATAATGTTCAATTTATTATTGGGATTATATCAACGGCAATATTTTGTCAATGTGATTCAGAAGAAAATATCATACAATAATAAAAGGGGAATACCCTGAGTAGTTAGAGTGTCCACGTCGACAGTAATAATCAACCAATAGGAGAAGAGCTTTTCGCCACGTCAGATGCTCACTTATGTCATTTGGGCTTCGCGTTCACAGGCCCTAAATCGTTCGGAGTAAACAGCCCGTGAAGCCCACCTCGCGTGAAGTTCTCTTTCCATTTCCGCGAGGAACTAACCCTAATTTTGCTTAATCAATCCTCGATCccctttctcttcctcttcttcgttTCGTCGATCTCCTTTCTCTTCGTCTTCTTAGTTTCCTACGTTTCACGGATCTTTCATCGCAAACAATCAATTCTCTCCCCACTCCTCTAGACTTTTAATCTCATTAATGGATGATTTATCGCTTTCTTCCACTGAGATTCTATATACATCTCTTAATCGATGTTTTATTTGCATCAAAAAAATTTCTAGCCTTTCAACCGCTCATTGCGATGAAGTTATCCGGTGTTTCCGACACAGTGAAAACGAACGGCGAAGCGGCGATCCCCTCCAGTTCGGTCAACCCCGTCGCCCAACCCGGTGTATCTTCCGGCGATGTCAATCCGATCCCCTCCGGTCTGGTCAAACCCGTCGCTCAAACCGATGTCTCTTCCGGCGATGCCATTGCGATGAAGTCAAAAGACGTAACGGCAGAAGCGAAGAATTCGATCAAACCAAACGGCAAAACCGGTGCCTCCTCCGGTCTCAAACTCGGTGTTAGAGGCAGAGCCTCTGTCTCATTCGTCGATAAAGGCAAAGCTATCGTCTCCGAGAACGTGGGAAAGGTTATTACCTTCAAAGACATCACTTTCGGGCCCCATGAAGACGAGGTGCGGTTCCGGTTGATCCACTTTTGGGAGGCTTGGAATGTTCAGACGAAGGTGCTTATCGGCATCGAAATGCTTCTCATCGACGAAGAGGTATAAAACGATATCTTTTTACGAGATTAGTTTATGATATTGTTTGATTGCAATGCTATGTTAATATATAGTTTGATGAGATTAGATAATTAATATTAAGATTATTTTATGACCAGAATTGATTGATtagattatataattatttgttgTTAGTACCGTCGTGAGGATTATATGAGTTGTTTGTTTCGGGTTAAATATATAGTCTTGCTTTTGATTTCACTAAAGATATCTATCCTTGCTAGCTTTTTTAATTGATGTTCTTTTATCGACAGGAGAGTGTTATCCAGGGCTTCATCCCCTATGGAAGGATTGACACATATTTGCGTCACATGAAAACTGGTGCTACATACCGACTCAACAAGTTTTTCGGATCAAAGAGCAAGACTATCTACCGGGTAGCTGAGTCAAGTGTCACTATTTGCTTCTCAAGTAACTCTGTCCTCTCTGGACTCGAGGACAGTTCGATCAGCTTTCCTGTAGATCGGTTCCGGATTCATGGACACAAATAATTTGAAGCTGGCTCCGACTTGAGAGGTGATCTTTATGGTAAGTTCTCACCTCATTACACTCTCCACTGTTTGCATTAGTATTAGATTAATATAAACTTAGATAGTATGATATCATCTGATTATAGATTTTATTTGTTCTGTGGTGTTTGCGTATGATTATGTTTTCATATAGACTCATAGATTTAGGCTTTGTTTCCGGGTTGGTACgataaaaatattgagttttattATCTTCTCTTGCAGATTATATTGGCCACATCAAACTTGTGAATGGGAAGGTCCCCGGTGACGGTCTTCTGCTTGATGAGTCAGAGATAGCAAAATCTCGCCGAGTTGAGCTTCACGTTCAAACACATGAGTAAGTTATTCTATATCTTCCTTCAAATTCACATATGGTTTTATTTACCACATGAGTTTGTGTTGTTACAGCGATCATGTGCTGAAGCTGTACCTCTGGGACAAGGTTGCGTTTGAGTTCTGTGAAAAGTTTAAAGCATCTGGTGGCACTGCACGCGTTATCTTGGTCACCACCTTAAACCCGAAATGGTTTGGAGGTTTGTATTGCTAACTTCCATTCCTGTTTTAAGATGTCAACTATGGTTGGGTCATATctgatattattttatgttatagGCGTCCTATCTATATCTTCTATGGCGTCTTCACGGGTATTTCTGGATGGTGATGTCGAAGAAACGCTGTTGTACCTCAGCTGGTAATGTTTAAGTTTCATATGTTGGAATGCAACTTATATTACTCCGCCATTGAACGTCTGGTTTACATTCTTTCTAGGTTGGACTCGAACCTAGATGTTGCCAGCAGAGTTAACGCAGAGGTGGTCACTAAGCCTGAGTTAGCGACACTGGGAGACCTCTTCTCTTATATGAATCAGGCATCCGCTAAGGTATTATATTCTCAATATCTGATACATCCAATAAGATAATCTAAGTTTCTCATTGAATTTTCAAACATTTATCAGGTTGCTTGGTTTGAGTGCACAGCAACAATTTATGATGTCGTGAACGGTTCTGGATGGTATTATATAGGCTGCGGTGTGTGCCATACTAAGGCAACAAAAGGTCCTACAACGCTTATGTGTAAGAAATGTGGGAAGAGTGAGATCGTCGGTGTGCCGCAGTAAGTGGTTTATATATAGCTATACAAATTATTTGACGGCAATGTTATTAATGTCTCTCTGTTACAGGTATCTATCGAAGCTCTCTGTATATGACCATAGCGATCAAGCCGTTTTTGTTGTCCTTGGTGATGCTGGTGAGGAATTGACTGGAAAGAAAGCTGCTGAGTTGGTGGAGCGATATTACGAGGTATATATGAAGCCTGTATGCTTACGTGATTTAAGAACATACTCTTACACATACATGCATTCTGATAATGTTTAAATGTGTTGTAGGCCAATGATAGTGTGGGAGAGGATCACATAGTTCCAGTGCCTCAAGCCATGATTGATACCATCGGACAGACCCGGAAGTTCATTGTGAAGGTATCAACCCACAACCTGACTGCCAAGACCCAAACTTTAACTGTGACAAAAGTGCTCCCACTTGAAGCCCCAGAACCCGAAGGCAACGTAGGAGTGAACGTTGGTAAGGAAGGTGATAGTGAGAGTGAGGATCATGCAGATAAGTTGGTGAAAAGGGGTGCTGATGGGATTGAGTCGGAAGGTGTGAAGCGTGCCAAATGTGGCTAATGAAGTTGTCTTTACTggaattgttttgtttaatgctaagcttggtttttttttctggatTTGTGTTTGAAGTTTTAACAAACTTTGCTATGATCTCTTTTGCTAATAATATCTATTATTAATCTCTTTTCATGTTTTAAAGTTTGGCTAAACAAAAATGCCTAtccatatatctatatatgaGAAATCATTATACTTGCTTGAAGGCTGAATGAGTGTGTAGGCTATATAAAAATTTGTTCATAGTTGCCAAAGCATAGAGATGTGGTTATGGTCGGTTGATGGGTCAAGATTTATGAATATGATTTGAATTTGTCGCaaattataaatggtttataatttaaatgGTGTCATAACTATGAACCGTCTTTAGATTTTTCGAACTGGATTtgtattatgtaaataaaagttcaatatttttgttcttatttttgaaaataaattaatgtaaaCAATGTCTTTTATTGTTAATCAATGTAACTAAATTTGCTCCGACAACCCATTTGCTCAAGAAATATCGACTAACAGCTCATCCTTATATCTTTCAGATCAATTGAATGATAGATATATTCccaattaaagaaaatataccAGAAATACATTCTACAGAAATTTAGGGTTCAAACTTATAGTGACCTGGTACGTTTAGCCGCTACAACATTGTGGGCTACAACTTtggtttagtttattttaaatttacacactaaaaacaataaataaacgTATATAGtgaattagaaaaatatttaattaataaattagatatAAAATTCTCCAATAGTTTTATTACTGACTTTTTGGACAAAAAtcctttcgttttttttttgaaatagtatagaaaatacaaagtcaagtgatacttgataaaaaaataattttaagatacttatgaataaaattatgaaacagaCTCCTGAAGAAGATAATCGAATTAATAATCACTGGTAATATGAACCaaaataaatgtgaaaataaataatagaaaCTGTTTTTTTCCCAAAAAAAGTTTATAGAATCTGTTATCTTATACATTTCTACTtattaatcataatttttttaaaatttataaacacttaAAGTCTAGCATTAAACAAATGTTGATGACAACTTTGAGGATTTTCTAGCACATTTTTAGTATTGTTCTACAATGAGCAGCAGTCATCAAAACATCATTGTAAGTGGCATCAACTTATATAGATTCTAAATACCATAAAGAATTTTCAATACCGTAATTTAGAACTCAATTAAATCAAAAGTGCAAGcattacaaacaaaaaatataaataggtGAATATCTACTATGTTAGAAAAATGATGTGGCATGTTTTCAGAATTTGCTCATGTTTAATTCTGATTAATAATTTGTGTTCATGATAACCCCATATATAAGGTCAAACATATCAGGATCATAACCTTTTTTGGGATCGTAACTtaggtttaact is drawn from Brassica rapa cultivar Chiifu-401-42 chromosome A05, CAAS_Brap_v3.01, whole genome shotgun sequence and contains these coding sequences:
- the LOC117134089 gene encoding uncharacterized protein LOC117134089, producing MIYRFLPLRFYIHLLIDVLFASKKFLAFQPLIAMKLSGVSDTVKTNGEAAIPSSSVNPVAQPGVSSGDVNPIPSGLVKPVAQTDVSSGDAIAMKSKDVTAEAKNSIKPNGKTGASSGLKLGVRGRASVSFVDKGKAIVSENVGKVITFKDITFGPHEDEVRFRLIHFWEAWNVQTKVLIGIEMLLIDEEESVIQGFIPYGRIDTYLRHMKTGATYRLNKFFGSKSKTIYRVAESSVTICFSSNSVLSGLEDSSISFPVDRFRIHGHK
- the LOC117134091 gene encoding replication protein A 70 kDa DNA-binding subunit E-like, yielding MASSRVFLDGDVEETLLYLSWLDSNLDVASRVNAEVVTKPELATLGDLFSYMNQASAKVAWFECTATIYDVVNGSGWYYIGCGVCHTKATKGPTTLMCKKCGKSEIVGVPQYLSKLSVYDHSDQAVFVVLGDAGEELTGKKAAELVERYYEANDSVGEDHIVPVPQAMIDTIGQTRKFIVKVSTHNLTAKTQTLTVTKVLPLEAPEPEGNVGVNVGKEGDSESEDHADKLVKRGADGIESEGVKRAKCG